From Alteromonas sp. RKMC-009, one genomic window encodes:
- a CDS encoding mechanosensitive ion channel family protein — protein sequence MEFPQIDKAYELINEKLQVWLEGGIKLLPNIVVAFFIAFAFGLLAKVAGKVLNNVLRRAFESRQIADLLTSIAKAFIACAGIFIALDFVGLQGTVTSLLAGAGIVGLAIGFAFQDITENFIAGIAMGIRKPFQIGDVIQADGVFGNVEEINLRNTLVTTFYGQRVIIPNKILFRNILTNYSVMGHRRIEVPVGISYADDPQKAREVIVDAINEKDYVINKDETNVYAESFGDSSVNLLVWFWIRYPGEPNYMEVRHDAIVTVQRALNEADILIPFPIRTLDFGAKGGEKLDTMMRSSGFSEKGQGQESGESQPTNESAARADTSDAAAED from the coding sequence ATGGAATTTCCGCAAATCGATAAAGCCTACGAGTTAATCAATGAAAAGCTGCAGGTGTGGTTGGAAGGGGGGATCAAGCTGCTCCCCAATATCGTAGTCGCTTTTTTTATAGCCTTTGCATTCGGTTTGCTGGCTAAGGTTGCCGGTAAGGTGCTTAATAATGTATTGCGAAGGGCGTTTGAGTCCCGCCAGATTGCCGATTTGCTCACATCCATCGCCAAGGCATTTATTGCCTGTGCCGGAATATTTATCGCACTGGACTTTGTCGGTCTGCAGGGCACTGTTACTTCCTTGCTCGCCGGTGCTGGTATTGTTGGACTGGCTATTGGCTTTGCTTTTCAGGATATTACTGAGAATTTTATCGCCGGTATCGCCATGGGGATCCGCAAGCCCTTTCAGATTGGAGATGTCATTCAGGCAGACGGCGTGTTCGGTAATGTGGAAGAAATTAATCTCAGAAATACGCTGGTCACCACGTTCTACGGGCAGCGGGTAATCATCCCGAACAAAATTCTTTTCAGAAATATTCTCACCAATTACTCCGTAATGGGACACCGCCGGATTGAAGTGCCGGTAGGCATCTCCTATGCAGACGATCCGCAAAAGGCCCGCGAAGTGATTGTGGATGCGATCAACGAAAAAGACTACGTTATCAATAAAGATGAAACCAACGTTTATGCAGAGTCATTCGGTGACAGCAGCGTGAACTTACTGGTGTGGTTCTGGATCCGCTATCCGGGTGAACCTAATTATATGGAGGTCAGACACGATGCGATTGTCACCGTGCAGCGTGCCCTGAATGAGGCTGACATTCTGATCCCGTTCCCTATTCGTACACTGGACTTCGGTGCCAAAGGTGGTGAGAAGCTCGATACGATGATGCGCTCCTCAGGCTTTTCTGAGAAAGGTCAGGGGCAGGAGAGTGGCGAAAGCCAGCCAACCAATGAGAGTGCTGCCAGGGCTGATACCAGCGACGCGGCCGCAGAAGATTAA
- a CDS encoding mechanosensitive ion channel family protein, which produces MEEELQQAQAIYDTLIEFAVTYSFQILGALVILFIGWWMAAKIGDMVENLMTGRNIDITLSRFTGGACKILVLALVIIIALGNIGISVTPLIAAVGAIGLGAGLAIQGMLANYAAGFTIIITRPFVLGDTIQVRGVSGVVDKVMLPYTILIDEDNVHIQIPNKLIVGEILHNSAEQMLIELEVGVAYSSDVDAVIDVLQQAVKTVEGISDEKAPAIGVDNFGDSSINFGVRVWALTTRHFEIKYALNKAIYDALKHAEVEIPFPQREVRML; this is translated from the coding sequence ATGGAAGAAGAATTACAGCAGGCGCAGGCCATATACGATACCCTCATTGAGTTCGCGGTAACATACAGTTTTCAGATCCTCGGCGCACTGGTTATTTTGTTCATCGGCTGGTGGATGGCGGCGAAGATAGGCGATATGGTCGAGAACCTGATGACCGGCCGCAATATCGATATTACGCTCAGCCGGTTCACCGGCGGGGCCTGTAAGATTCTCGTGCTGGCGCTGGTGATTATCATTGCCCTGGGCAATATCGGTATCAGCGTAACGCCTTTAATTGCTGCTGTCGGTGCCATTGGCCTTGGTGCAGGCCTGGCGATCCAGGGCATGCTGGCAAACTATGCTGCGGGCTTTACCATCATCATCACCCGGCCTTTTGTTCTCGGCGATACTATTCAGGTCAGAGGCGTGTCCGGTGTGGTCGATAAAGTCATGCTGCCTTACACCATTCTGATTGACGAAGATAACGTACATATTCAGATCCCTAACAAACTGATTGTAGGTGAAATTCTGCATAACTCAGCCGAACAGATGCTTATTGAACTGGAAGTCGGCGTTGCTTATTCCAGTGATGTGGATGCTGTTATTGATGTGCTGCAGCAGGCAGTGAAAACTGTGGAAGGGATCAGCGATGAGAAAGCGCCGGCAATCGGCGTAGACAACTTCGGTGACAGCAGCATAAATTTTGGTGTCCGTGTCTGGGCACTTACTACCCGTCACTTTGAAATCAAATATGCACTGAATAAAGCCATCTATGATGCGCTGAAACATGCTGAAGTTGAGATCCCGTTCCCGCAACGGGAAGTCAGAATGCTATAA
- a CDS encoding PAS domain-containing sensor histidine kinase, which produces MNDVNDRENGFETVFRNSKDGLAIFKNEVFVDCNDSMLALVGVEQREDFIGKTPFDFSPETQYDGMSSVKKGLALVAKCQQEGSVRFEWIVKRAGGDTLWVEIILTKMVMNGEDVIYANWRDISEKKALELELAEQKNTFETLFNDSKDGLSLLVDNKFIDCNKALLDMFGYTSKEEILGLTPMDLSPEYQGDGRRSVDVVADNARQVAGYGNKTLEWQHQREDGSLFWTEIIVIEIKLNGGPAIYAITRDISEKKALQEKIISRNEALNATNRSLSETIESLKQAQSKLVESEKMASLGSLVAGVAHEINTPVGIGLTGITQLMEECRDIHARYEQGNLTENDFEDYLNSASELAGMIKKNIDRTAQLVRSFKQVAVDQTSEEDREVNLSLYLDEILFSLGSVLRKANVVVATECRDDMNVITNPGLLSQVITNLIVNSVNHGFKDRESGNISIAISEQEDDMYLLQYRDNGKGISKENLSRIFDPFFTTNRGHGGTGLGLNITYNIVTNALGGSIACNSTENEGVEFIIRFKVKARLN; this is translated from the coding sequence ATGAATGACGTAAACGATCGTGAGAACGGATTCGAAACAGTTTTCAGAAATTCAAAAGATGGTCTGGCAATTTTTAAGAATGAAGTCTTTGTAGATTGCAATGATTCCATGCTGGCACTGGTAGGTGTTGAGCAAAGAGAAGATTTTATCGGTAAAACCCCTTTCGATTTTTCCCCTGAAACGCAATACGACGGCATGTCTTCGGTAAAGAAGGGGCTGGCACTGGTGGCCAAATGCCAGCAAGAGGGGAGTGTGCGCTTTGAATGGATTGTAAAGCGTGCCGGCGGCGATACCCTGTGGGTGGAAATCATCCTGACCAAAATGGTCATGAACGGCGAGGATGTGATTTATGCCAACTGGCGGGATATTTCTGAAAAGAAAGCCCTGGAGCTGGAACTGGCAGAGCAGAAAAATACTTTTGAAACGTTGTTTAATGATTCCAAAGATGGCCTGAGTCTGCTTGTTGATAACAAGTTTATTGATTGCAATAAAGCTCTGCTGGATATGTTCGGTTATACCTCAAAAGAAGAAATACTTGGCCTTACGCCAATGGATCTCTCACCGGAGTATCAAGGCGACGGCCGCCGTTCTGTGGATGTGGTGGCTGACAATGCCAGGCAGGTCGCCGGCTATGGTAATAAAACACTGGAATGGCAGCATCAGCGGGAGGACGGTTCACTTTTCTGGACTGAAATCATCGTCATTGAAATTAAATTGAATGGCGGGCCGGCTATTTATGCCATCACCCGCGATATTTCTGAAAAGAAAGCCCTTCAGGAAAAAATCATCAGCAGAAATGAAGCGCTGAATGCAACAAACCGCAGTTTGTCGGAAACCATTGAAAGCCTGAAACAGGCTCAAAGCAAGCTGGTGGAGTCAGAAAAAATGGCCAGCCTCGGGTCGCTGGTTGCCGGTGTGGCTCATGAGATTAATACGCCGGTGGGTATAGGTCTTACCGGCATTACCCAACTGATGGAAGAGTGCCGCGATATCCATGCCCGTTACGAACAGGGAAACCTGACAGAAAACGACTTTGAAGATTATCTCAACAGCGCCAGTGAACTGGCCGGCATGATAAAAAAGAATATCGACAGAACGGCCCAGCTGGTGCGCAGCTTTAAGCAGGTGGCTGTTGATCAAACCAGTGAAGAAGATCGCGAAGTCAATCTCAGTCTGTACCTGGATGAGATCCTGTTCAGCCTGGGGTCTGTGTTACGTAAGGCGAATGTGGTTGTGGCGACCGAATGCCGCGACGACATGAACGTGATTACTAACCCCGGCCTGCTTTCACAGGTCATCACCAATCTGATTGTAAACTCTGTCAATCACGGCTTTAAGGATCGTGAGTCAGGTAATATCTCCATTGCAATCAGTGAACAGGAAGATGATATGTACCTGCTGCAATACCGGGATAACGGCAAGGGGATCAGTAAGGAAAATCTGAGCCGGATTTTCGACCCGTTTTTCACCACTAACCGGGGGCACGGCGGCACAGGTCTGGGGCTGAATATTACTTACAATATTGTGACTAATGCCCTGGGCGGTTCAATTGCGTGTAACAGCACAGAGAATGAAGGCGTTGAATTTATCATCAGATTCAAAGTGAAGGCCCGCCTCAATTAG
- a CDS encoding AI-2E family transporter, which produces MESKTIKKRTISDSRSVPYLREARQTRLLKTLLMLAVIYTLYLAKSLLIPLFFSAFIALLLSPLVRVGRKFYVPPSLSASVLMVLLVAPFTFLGLELAEPAGRWMHSLPKIAGEVVTEMEELSDSLTMQEPAPPAEKEDKSFFDWFGDDEEVKPEQPQENIVTGKLKQSGMEVAITIMSTAPLLLAQIFGCMILIFFLLVYGPALFNVFIRDFPVVTNKRRALVLVNHIQRELSAYIITVSMINGLLGVATAIALTYIGVEDAILWGSLVALLNFVPYLGGLVSCSVLLVAGVVQFGLVATALLPAFAFMCINVVESQLVTPTVLGRSMRLNPLIIILWLSVAGWLWGVVGVLLAVPILMSFKIILENIGSLPHWVKLIESK; this is translated from the coding sequence ATGGAAAGCAAGACAATAAAGAAAAGGACAATCAGCGACAGTCGCTCTGTTCCCTATTTACGTGAAGCAAGACAAACACGGCTGCTAAAAACCCTGCTGATGCTGGCGGTGATCTACACCCTGTATCTTGCCAAATCGCTGCTCATCCCTTTGTTCTTTTCCGCATTTATTGCGCTGCTGCTTAGCCCGCTGGTCCGCGTTGGCAGAAAATTCTATGTTCCGCCGTCCCTGTCTGCGTCGGTACTCATGGTATTGCTGGTAGCGCCTTTCACCTTTTTGGGGTTAGAACTGGCAGAACCTGCCGGACGGTGGATGCACTCGCTGCCTAAGATTGCCGGTGAAGTGGTTACAGAAATGGAAGAATTAAGTGACAGCCTCACCATGCAGGAGCCCGCTCCGCCTGCCGAAAAAGAAGATAAATCCTTTTTTGACTGGTTCGGTGATGATGAAGAAGTTAAGCCGGAACAACCGCAGGAAAACATCGTTACCGGCAAACTGAAGCAAAGCGGGATGGAAGTCGCTATCACCATAATGAGTACAGCTCCCCTGCTGCTGGCACAAATTTTCGGCTGTATGATTCTTATCTTTTTCCTGCTGGTGTATGGCCCTGCGCTATTTAATGTATTCATCCGCGACTTTCCGGTCGTCACAAACAAGCGCCGTGCACTGGTTCTGGTTAATCATATACAGCGCGAGCTGTCTGCTTACATAATAACGGTGAGTATGATCAACGGTCTGCTCGGCGTCGCCACAGCTATAGCCCTCACCTACATCGGCGTTGAAGATGCGATTTTATGGGGTTCACTGGTGGCGCTGCTGAATTTCGTCCCCTATCTTGGCGGTCTGGTAAGTTGCAGCGTATTGCTGGTTGCCGGTGTGGTGCAGTTCGGACTGGTTGCGACGGCACTGTTACCGGCGTTTGCTTTTATGTGCATTAATGTTGTGGAGTCTCAGCTTGTCACGCCTACCGTGCTGGGACGAAGTATGCGGTTGAATCCGCTTATCATCATTCTGTGGCTGTCGGTAGCAGGCTGGCTGTGGGGCGTTGTGGGTGTACTGCTTGCTGTGCCCATTCTGATGAGTTTTAAAATTATCCTCGAAAATATTGGCAGCCTGCCCCACTGGGTCAAGCTGATTGAGTCGAAATAG
- a CDS encoding DEAD/DEAH box helicase: protein MGFSDLGLNSQLLAVLDKLGYHTSTPVQQAAIPHVLAGRDVMAGAQTGTGKTAAFALPLIQRLLEQDAGEKALRVLVLTPTRELAHQVYQSFVKYSDGLGINTVVAYGGVSINPQIEALSAGCDVLVATPGRLLELAIKELIDLSTLQTFVLDEADRMLDMGFITDIKRILKRLPEQRQTLFFSATFNDEVYALKDSLLTAPELIEVAPRNATADKVEQRFFEVDKKRKAGLIAYMIGAKNWQQVLIFTRTKQAVDELVTELEKDGISAAGVHGDKSQGARERGLDAFKAGQVRALVATDVAARGLDIQSLQYVINYELPYNAEDYIHRIGRTGRAGQAGIAVSLLCGKEKYLLEEIEKLTGDSAVLQWEPGFEPDPSGQEDATGSQRPLSKKALRAKALGQDNKGKRKSGKPRRRR, encoded by the coding sequence ATGGGATTTTCAGATTTAGGTTTAAACAGTCAGTTGCTGGCTGTGCTCGATAAATTGGGCTACCACACTTCCACACCTGTGCAACAGGCGGCTATCCCTCATGTGCTGGCGGGACGGGACGTGATGGCCGGTGCACAAACCGGTACGGGAAAAACGGCTGCTTTTGCGCTGCCGCTTATCCAGCGTTTACTGGAGCAGGATGCCGGTGAAAAAGCACTTCGTGTGCTGGTGCTCACGCCTACCCGTGAACTGGCCCACCAGGTTTATCAGAGCTTTGTGAAATACAGTGATGGCCTGGGGATCAATACCGTGGTCGCTTATGGCGGTGTCAGTATTAATCCGCAGATTGAAGCGTTGAGTGCCGGGTGCGATGTGCTGGTGGCAACGCCGGGACGCTTGCTGGAACTGGCTATTAAAGAGCTGATTGACTTGAGCACGCTGCAGACTTTTGTGCTTGATGAGGCCGACCGCATGCTGGATATGGGGTTTATTACCGATATTAAGCGGATATTAAAGCGCTTGCCTGAACAGCGTCAGACTCTGTTCTTTTCTGCCACATTCAATGATGAAGTGTATGCACTGAAAGACTCGCTGCTTACCGCGCCGGAACTGATTGAAGTTGCGCCGCGCAACGCCACGGCAGATAAAGTGGAGCAACGCTTTTTCGAAGTGGATAAAAAGCGTAAAGCCGGCCTGATAGCCTACATGATAGGTGCTAAAAACTGGCAGCAGGTGCTTATATTTACCCGTACAAAGCAGGCGGTGGACGAACTGGTCACTGAGCTGGAAAAAGATGGGATCAGTGCCGCCGGTGTACATGGTGATAAGTCTCAGGGCGCGAGAGAGCGGGGGCTTGATGCATTTAAAGCCGGACAGGTGCGGGCGCTGGTGGCCACTGATGTTGCGGCACGGGGGCTGGATATTCAGTCTTTGCAGTACGTCATTAACTATGAGTTACCTTATAACGCTGAAGACTATATTCACCGTATTGGCCGCACGGGACGTGCCGGTCAGGCTGGTATCGCGGTATCGCTGCTTTGTGGCAAAGAAAAGTATCTGCTTGAAGAAATTGAAAAGCTCACCGGCGACAGCGCGGTATTACAGTGGGAGCCGGGTTTTGAGCCTGATCCGTCGGGACAGGAAGACGCCACCGGCAGCCAGCGGCCGTTATCGAAAAAGGCCCTCAGAGCGAAAGCATTGGGTCAGGATAATAAAGGCAAGCGTAAGTCAGGCAAGCCCCGCCGCCGGCGATGA
- a CDS encoding PEP-CTERM sorting domain-containing protein, whose translation MRSLLVFVCSILAASANAGLINYTDEAFFLADAGTGLTLIDFDSATGSTTSYTESGVTFATNGTEADAIVIGDYASTGSSQIFSNYFVNNLIITFAGAGINAFGSDIFSLFSGSTLSFELLLSDTTTEVVTVDSADGYFATILDGGNYITQVTVNSLSAQAEGLDNFYFGTVAASTPSTSVTEPATLGVLALGLSGLVGLRRRQR comes from the coding sequence ATGAGAAGTTTGTTAGTTTTTGTTTGTAGTATCTTAGCCGCGTCTGCAAATGCAGGTTTAATCAACTATACCGACGAAGCCTTTTTTTTGGCAGACGCCGGTACAGGTCTTACTTTAATCGATTTTGACAGCGCAACGGGTTCAACGACGTCTTATACCGAGTCAGGTGTAACGTTTGCTACTAACGGTACAGAAGCTGACGCTATCGTAATTGGCGACTACGCAAGTACAGGTTCATCTCAGATTTTTTCAAACTATTTTGTCAATAATCTGATTATTACTTTTGCCGGTGCTGGTATTAATGCTTTCGGTTCAGACATCTTTTCCCTTTTTAGCGGCAGCACCTTATCGTTTGAATTACTGTTGTCTGATACAACCACAGAAGTTGTGACAGTTGATTCTGCGGATGGCTATTTCGCCACCATTCTTGATGGCGGAAATTATATTACTCAGGTAACTGTTAATTCTCTTTCTGCACAGGCTGAAGGTCTGGATAACTTCTACTTCGGTACTGTTGCCGCGTCAACCCCGTCAACGTCAGTGACTGAGCCTGCAACACTAGGTGTACTTGCGTTGGGCTTAAGCGGTTTGGTAGGCCTGAGAAGACGCCAGCGTTAA
- a CDS encoding UvrD-helicase domain-containing protein, which translates to MSDIAVRPNFAGKLFGKLTLTLTNENLVFTHRGRKDKYLPLASVRTLFKVKKRFLGDELRLEGAKTTVRYRFLKSENVEALQAAANKIIRRHLKAYLQTVFTEFNDNVKLQYPKDSQEESLRSLIDSLYRDYSNYQADWQTMLSADAIAAVKDILSLYPFDMAKLRSYHEQMQLKARCGFFDTVESNPLTTEQRLAVLRSNDRNMVLAAAGTGKTSVMVAKTLDLIDRDLAKPQDILVLAYNRTASLELKARLLDKAQTHTIKLDTEPQIGTFHALGRQILQEAGRSTQISVFAENSAKLKAWIAQWIQEYTAEDAAREQLLITTLSVQEGRETQLSGQVLITASTELLTKALQAMRGEGLNRTGVAKRLTEAGIKPAGKIAGLLSALHKDYVNELKRQDCIDFDDLITRATELVEKGKFIPRWKFILVDEFQDISASRMALITALVDRAKANGVATSLTVVGDDWQSVYRFSGGKLSLTTRFGEVAGSYTETKLQKTFRYNNSIADTAGQFIMENPEQFRKSIDTHTKTDTPQIFLLDDKPGKENGVVERVAEVVSKIRSNEPASTVAVIARYNFLLDEAKHALSKQNLSNNVHFWSFHKSKGLEADHCILIGFSGGKNGFPGGGREETLIQALLPSSDSYPHAEERRLMYVGLTRAKHKCYIIADPVSPSEFVTELLSPKYNVSVVSAAISFMKSAEL; encoded by the coding sequence TTGTCAGACATAGCTGTCCGGCCTAATTTTGCCGGCAAATTATTTGGTAAACTTACACTCACCCTCACTAACGAAAACCTGGTTTTTACTCATCGCGGCAGAAAAGACAAATATCTTCCGTTGGCCTCAGTCCGCACCTTATTTAAGGTGAAGAAGCGGTTTTTGGGTGATGAACTGCGACTGGAAGGTGCAAAGACAACAGTCCGCTACCGGTTTCTTAAGTCTGAAAACGTGGAGGCGTTACAGGCGGCAGCGAATAAAATCATCCGCAGGCATTTAAAGGCGTATCTGCAAACCGTTTTTACCGAATTTAATGACAACGTAAAGCTGCAATACCCTAAAGATTCGCAGGAAGAATCACTGCGTTCACTTATTGACTCCCTGTACAGAGATTACAGTAATTATCAGGCTGACTGGCAAACCATGCTTTCGGCAGATGCTATTGCAGCGGTGAAAGATATTCTGAGTCTGTACCCCTTCGATATGGCAAAGTTGCGGTCGTATCATGAGCAAATGCAATTGAAAGCCCGCTGTGGATTTTTTGATACGGTTGAGTCGAACCCTTTAACAACAGAACAGCGTCTGGCGGTGCTGCGTTCCAACGACAGAAACATGGTACTGGCGGCTGCCGGTACAGGGAAGACCTCGGTCATGGTGGCAAAAACGCTGGACTTGATTGACCGTGATCTGGCAAAGCCGCAGGACATTCTGGTGCTCGCCTATAACCGTACTGCGTCCCTGGAGCTGAAAGCGCGTTTGCTGGATAAAGCGCAGACACACACTATTAAACTGGATACTGAACCGCAGATTGGGACATTTCATGCGCTAGGCCGGCAGATTTTGCAGGAGGCCGGGCGTTCCACACAAATCAGTGTATTTGCTGAAAACAGCGCGAAATTAAAGGCGTGGATAGCGCAATGGATACAAGAATACACCGCAGAAGACGCTGCCCGCGAACAGCTTTTAATTACCACGCTTTCTGTACAGGAAGGTCGGGAGACGCAACTTAGCGGGCAGGTGCTGATAACTGCGTCGACAGAGTTGCTAACCAAAGCTTTGCAGGCAATGCGGGGGGAGGGATTAAACAGAACAGGTGTCGCCAAACGGCTGACGGAGGCGGGTATTAAACCGGCAGGGAAAATTGCAGGTTTACTCAGTGCGCTTCATAAAGACTACGTTAACGAACTTAAGCGGCAGGATTGCATCGATTTTGATGATTTGATCACCCGGGCCACAGAGTTAGTTGAAAAAGGGAAGTTTATCCCGCGCTGGAAATTCATTCTGGTCGATGAATTTCAGGATATTTCTGCGTCAAGGATGGCGCTCATCACAGCGTTGGTGGATAGAGCAAAGGCAAACGGTGTGGCAACATCGCTTACAGTGGTGGGAGATGACTGGCAGTCTGTTTACCGGTTCTCCGGCGGCAAGCTTTCGCTGACCACCCGCTTCGGGGAAGTTGCCGGCAGCTATACCGAAACCAAACTGCAAAAAACGTTTCGCTACAATAACAGCATCGCTGACACCGCCGGTCAATTTATCATGGAAAATCCGGAGCAGTTCAGGAAGTCCATCGACACGCATACCAAAACGGATACGCCGCAGATCTTTCTGCTGGATGATAAACCGGGCAAAGAAAACGGGGTAGTCGAGCGCGTAGCGGAAGTCGTCAGCAAAATCCGCAGCAATGAACCTGCAAGTACAGTGGCAGTGATTGCCCGCTATAACTTTCTGCTGGATGAAGCAAAACACGCACTGAGCAAACAAAACCTGAGCAACAATGTGCATTTCTGGAGTTTTCATAAATCTAAGGGGCTGGAAGCAGATCATTGTATTCTGATTGGATTTTCCGGTGGCAAGAACGGATTTCCGGGCGGGGGCAGGGAAGAGACGCTTATCCAAGCACTGCTGCCATCATCTGATTCTTATCCCCACGCCGAAGAAAGACGGCTGATGTATGTGGGACTCACCCGCGCAAAGCACAAGTGTTACATCATTGCTGATCCCGTTTCGCCGTCAGAATTTGTTACCGAACTGCTTAGTCCGAAATACAACGTCAGCGTGGTATCTGCGGCAATTTCGTTTATGAAATCAGCAGAACTTTAA
- a CDS encoding MBL fold metallo-hydrolase produces the protein MNIRVIPVTPFAQNCSLIWDPDTMKGALVDPGGDSSKLYDAVTQNGVTIEKVILTHGHLDHVGATTEVASHYNVPVIGPHTGDKFWLDGLPIQSQMFGFPPATPFAPDQWLNDNDTITVGNLTLEVLHCPGHTPGHVALVERTTNTVIVGDILFAGSIGRTDFPQGNHQQLIDSIRSKLFTLPDEMKVYPGHGPTSTIGHERKTNPFVADSKFG, from the coding sequence GTGAACATACGCGTTATTCCTGTTACTCCCTTTGCACAAAATTGCTCCCTCATCTGGGATCCTGACACCATGAAAGGGGCACTTGTCGATCCCGGTGGCGACAGCAGCAAACTGTACGATGCGGTAACGCAAAATGGTGTAACCATAGAAAAAGTTATCCTCACCCACGGACACCTTGACCACGTAGGCGCGACCACTGAAGTGGCATCCCATTACAATGTGCCCGTTATCGGCCCGCATACCGGCGATAAGTTCTGGCTCGACGGCCTGCCAATACAGAGTCAGATGTTTGGCTTTCCGCCTGCAACACCGTTTGCGCCGGACCAGTGGCTGAACGACAACGACACAATAACCGTGGGCAACCTTACACTTGAGGTGCTGCACTGTCCCGGCCATACACCCGGTCATGTGGCGCTGGTTGAAAGAACCACCAATACGGTCATTGTGGGCGATATCCTGTTTGCCGGTTCCATTGGCCGTACGGATTTTCCGCAGGGAAATCATCAGCAACTCATCGACAGTATCCGCAGCAAGCTGTTTACCCTGCCTGATGAAATGAAAGTGTATCCCGGCCACGGCCCGACCAGCACCATCGGGCATGAGCGTAAAACCAATCCCTTTGTGGCAGACAGTAAGTTTGGTTGA
- a CDS encoding DUF1439 domain-containing protein: MNKISASRLLVVLVCTIIAGCSTLASLASYSVTSADLQRELDKQVTSLQEQASIVGIPILLEVNDMQVNVGPDNRQTIQLIADATATLSVLGLTYPAKVKLDVEGMPYYDSTKKAVFIRSLVLNDTTVDAMGYRGNLAPVSSKVMGLLNQFLMDQPVYEVKNVPSGYAWLTNMPLSMTVESGKIVFRPQRAD; the protein is encoded by the coding sequence ATGAATAAAATATCAGCCAGCCGGCTGTTAGTGGTTTTAGTTTGTACCATCATCGCCGGTTGCAGTACGCTGGCTTCTCTTGCGTCTTACAGCGTAACCAGCGCAGACCTGCAACGGGAACTGGATAAACAGGTTACCAGCCTGCAGGAACAGGCTTCTATCGTCGGGATTCCCATTCTGCTGGAAGTCAACGACATGCAGGTAAATGTGGGGCCAGACAACCGTCAGACCATTCAGCTAATTGCTGATGCAACTGCCACGTTGTCGGTTCTGGGACTCACCTACCCCGCCAAAGTGAAGCTGGATGTTGAAGGTATGCCCTACTACGACTCAACCAAAAAAGCGGTATTCATCCGCTCACTGGTACTCAATGACACCACCGTGGATGCCATGGGCTATCGCGGCAACCTCGCGCCAGTGAGCAGTAAAGTAATGGGGCTGCTGAATCAGTTTTTAATGGATCAGCCGGTGTATGAAGTGAAGAACGTACCCTCGGGTTATGCGTGGCTGACAAACATGCCACTGTCTATGACTGTTGAGTCCGGGAAGATTGTCTTCCGTCCGCAAAGAGCGGATTAA
- a CDS encoding CPBP family intramembrane glutamic endopeptidase: MAEYYLVVSALLIASAFSASQWVKFGLPFLLLSALCFVTLSPVFLIFVALYIYVTWSLSAHQSKPVNPWITRLFQLMWFVLSAGLIIHKLPGYQGLLIAEDIALKAGSLPASFYLNVDKALFSWSALCFVPLIKRSFPSNTRVRWWMPVLLVPCGIGAVVLIAVSTGIVTRQVAVPAWFPLLALSNLINTCVAEELLFRGLLFKFVTNKLPAKLSSTARTLLILTITSAGFGLAHFAGGTSYMIVATVAGLLYGAVYMLTGRIVFAVLTHWLLNITHMLVLTYPMTDV, encoded by the coding sequence GTGGCAGAATACTATCTGGTTGTATCCGCTTTACTCATTGCCAGCGCATTTAGTGCTTCTCAATGGGTAAAGTTTGGCCTGCCTTTTCTGCTGCTGTCAGCGCTCTGCTTCGTTACCCTGTCTCCCGTATTTCTGATTTTTGTTGCTTTGTATATTTATGTTACGTGGAGCCTGAGTGCGCATCAGAGTAAACCGGTTAACCCGTGGATAACCAGACTCTTTCAATTGATGTGGTTCGTGCTGAGTGCAGGACTCATCATCCATAAACTGCCCGGTTACCAGGGGCTTTTAATAGCAGAAGACATTGCCCTGAAAGCCGGCAGTTTACCCGCTAGCTTTTATTTGAATGTGGACAAAGCCTTATTCAGCTGGTCAGCACTATGCTTTGTTCCCCTTATTAAACGTAGCTTCCCCTCAAACACCCGGGTTAGATGGTGGATGCCAGTTCTGTTGGTGCCATGTGGTATCGGTGCCGTTGTACTAATTGCAGTAAGTACAGGCATCGTCACCAGGCAAGTGGCTGTACCGGCATGGTTTCCGCTGCTCGCACTTTCCAACCTCATCAACACCTGTGTAGCAGAAGAGTTGTTATTCCGCGGCCTGTTGTTTAAGTTTGTAACCAATAAACTGCCCGCCAAGCTTTCATCAACCGCCCGCACTTTGTTGATACTGACTATAACCAGCGCAGGCTTTGGTCTTGCCCATTTTGCAGGCGGCACCAGTTACATGATTGTCGCTACAGTAGCGGGGTTACTTTACGGTGCCGTATATATGCTAACCGGTCGCATTGTTTTTGCCGTACTGACACACTGGCTACTGAATATCACCCATATGCTGGTGCTGACTTATCCTATGACGGATGTATGA